The genome window TCTTGCAATTAAAATATTGACGACCATTCCGAAGAACATAATTAATGCTGTAGTTGTACCAAATTCAGTCAGTGCTAAACCAACGATTGCCTCGTTATTTGGTACTACACCTGAAACGTTAAAAGCCTCTTGGAACATTTCACCAAATGGGGTTAATGCTGTTCCTAATATCCCTGCCCCAGCAGAGATAACTAGAAATCCAACAAATGTTTTAGTCGTTCCTTTCACCGTATCAGCTGTCGATTTCTTTTGTGCAAGTAGACCAATTAAGGAAATTAATGCAACTAATATCGCTGGTTGGCTTAATATATCTATCAATGCGCTCATTATTTTTCCCCCTCAATAGAAAAATTAGATTAGATTTTTCTCTTCTAATACTTGTTTTACTTTTGTACGTAATTCATCCATATCGATAATACTATCTAAAACAACTACTTCGCCTAAATGTGCGCCACCTTCTGCAATATCCTTCGCTAAGAAAAATACATCTGCATCTTGTGGTGTCGCTGAACTTAAATCAGAGTGTGAT of Oceanobacillus zhaokaii contains these proteins:
- a CDS encoding PTS sugar transporter subunit IIB → MKILAVCGSGLGTSFMVEMNINQILGELGITGVEVSHSDLSSATPQDADVFFLAKDIAEGGAHLGEVVVLDSIIDMDELRTKVKQVLEEKNLI